A stretch of DNA from Dioscorea cayenensis subsp. rotundata cultivar TDr96_F1 chromosome 4, TDr96_F1_v2_PseudoChromosome.rev07_lg8_w22 25.fasta, whole genome shotgun sequence:
CTGGCCGTCTTTATTGACATAAAAGACTGGTTCCAAGAAACACAAATCATTCACAAATCTTATAGACCCACTTGTCATCCATCACTCACTGTTATCCTTTTATCAAGTCAAACATGGATCACACACAACAAGAGTTTCACATTGCTGACAAGGAACagcaataaatatgaaataaagtgATCTGGTGGAAAGATGGAAGGTGTTTGCAAGTTGCAACTGCCAAGCTTTTTGCATTCATGGAGGAAGAGGATGGTAGCCCAAACTCTCTTTCTAAATCTCAAAATCAATCTCACTCCCAAGGAGGAACAACAGATAggaacatgaagaagaagaacaagaagcatagTCTCCCTCTGAGGATGTTTATTTCAGTGGATGGAGATGATGTGGTGCGCCATGACTGTCCTAATGCTTCCAATCCTTTCCACAAGTGTGCAGACTACTGTTCCTTGAGAACTTCTGACCAAGCTAAGAAACAGGGTAAGATATATGGATTTGATGTTAATTGTGATCATATTGTTTATGTATAGATTAGATTTTCGGTTTGTTTATGAGCTTGTGGTGGTGTTTTCTGGCAGAAGGAAGCAAGGGAGTGAAAAAGGTGGTGGAAGCAAGGAGGCATGTAGATCCAAACTGCAGACATGCATCAAATCCTTATCATTCATGTGGTCCATATTGTTATGAAGATGAGGGAGAGAGTTCATATAGTTCTTattcctcttcatcttttcGTCAATTAAAAGGTGAGTTTTCAACTGTATGTGAGCACTAGATTGTTCTTTCTAAATGTGTTTTGACTGTGTGTTGTGATTGCAGgggagaagaaggaagaggTAAAGAAGACTGGAGATGTGGATCCTATGTGTAAAAATGCATCTAATCCTTTTCACAAGTGTTCTGATTATTGCTTCAGAGGCAGCACAGGTTCATGTTGttctcaactattattattattattcatgtatTTGTAGTATTGGAAGTTGGATTTCTTGTTGATTGTTGTGGATCTGGTTACAGATGAAAAAGGGAAGGAAAGTGTAAAGGATGTTGGAAAGGGAGAGATGGAGATGAGACTAAAAAGTAATGGGAATCTGAATTGTCCTAATGCATCCAATCCATTCCATGTTTGTGGGAGTTATTGCCTGCCAGTGATCCCAAAGAAAGGCCAGAACAAGGGAAATATAAAGAAGCCAACAGAGAGC
This window harbors:
- the LOC120259334 gene encoding uncharacterized protein LOC120259334, with the protein product MEEEDGSPNSLSKSQNQSHSQGGTTDRNMKKKNKKHSLPLRMFISVDGDDVVRHDCPNASNPFHKCADYCSLRTSDQAKKQEGSKGVKKVVEARRHVDPNCRHASNPYHSCGPYCYEDEGESSYSSYSSSSFRQLKGEKKEEVKKTGDVDPMCKNASNPFHKCSDYCFRGSTGSCCSQLLLLLFMYL